A genome region from Sardina pilchardus chromosome 22, fSarPil1.1, whole genome shotgun sequence includes the following:
- the LOC134070516 gene encoding uncharacterized protein LOC134070516 → MWARSGPYDAAAGFGTLGLMFGIQDTKDVALVSEVRCRAVLLCCCATVFTGDSCVLLLDSTELHTYSTAPIPNTQPTYPIPSPLTQYPAPLPNTQPPYPIPSPHTQPPYPIPSPHTQYPAPLPNTQPPYPIPSPHTQPPYPIPSLHTQYPITSPHIQYPAPIPNIQPPYPIPSPHTQYPAPIPNIHSPYPIPSPHIQHPAHIPNTQPPYPIPVPNIHSPYPIPSPIPSPHTQYPAPSLNTQPPYPAPSLVPSPYTQYPAPIPNTQPT, encoded by the exons ATGTGGGCCAGGTCTGGGCCGTACGATGCAGCTGCAGGGTTCGGAACTTTAGGACTGATGTTTGGTATTCAGGACACA AAGGATGTCGCGCTTGTCAGTGAGGTGAGGTGCCGTgccgtgctgctgtgctgctgtgctactGTGTTTACGGGAGATTCATGTGTTCTGCTACTGGATTCCACTGAACTCCACACATACTCCACAGCCCCCATACCCAATACCCAGCCCACATACCCAATACCCAGCCCCCTTACCCAATACCCAGCCCCCTTACCCAATACCCAGCCCCCTTACCCAATACCCAGCCCCCATACCCAGCCCCCTTACCCAATACCCAGCCCACATACCCAATACCCAGCCCCCTTACCCAATACCCAGCCCCCTTACCCAATACCCAGCCCCCATACCCAGCCCCCTTACCCAATACCCAGCCTACATACCCAATACCCAATAACCAGCCCACATATCCAATACCCAGCCCCCATACCCAATATCCAGCCCCCTTACCCAATACCCAGCCCACATACCCAATACCCAGCCCCCATACCCAATATCCACTCCCCATACCCAATACCCAGCCCCCATATCCAGCACCCAGCCCACATACCCAATACCCAGCCCCCATACCCAATCCCCGTACCCAATATCCACTCCCCATACCCAATACCCAGCCCCATACCCAGCCCCCATACCCAATACCCAGCTCCCTCACTCAATACCCAGCCCCCATATCCAGCACCCAGCCTCGTACCCAGCCCCTATACCCAATACCCAGCCCCCATCCCCAATACTCAGCCCACATAG